In Cellulomonas sp. Y8, the genomic stretch CGGTCCTGTCGCTGCTGGCCTACCGGACGTCCATCGGGCGGCTGGAGATCGGGCTCGGCTCCGCGATCTCGGTGCTGCTGTTCATCTGCGTGATCATCATCTGCTTCATCGCGATCAAGATCTTCAAGGTCGACCTCGCCGGTGCCCGAGGGGAGAAGTGATGGGGACCCTGTCCGGCAAGCAGAAGGTGGCCTGGGCGGCCATCACCGTCGTCGTCCTCGTCTGGGCGCTGTTCCCGGTCGCGTCGATCATCGCGACCTCGTTCAAGCTGCCGAGCGACCTCAGCACCGGCAACTTCCTGCCGACGACCTGGTCCTGGACCAACTACGAGCAGATCCTCGGGCCCGACGGCTCGGCGCAGGAGCTGTTCCTGTCGTCGCTGCGGAACTCGATCGGCATCTCGCTGATCGCGACGGCGATCTCGTCGGTGCTGGCCACGCTCGCGGCGTACGCGATCGCCCGGCTCGACTTCCCGGGCCGCAAGCTGATCCTCACCACCGCGCTCGGGGTGTCGATCTTCCCGGTGATCTCGATCGTCACGCCGCTGTTCAACCTGTGGCGGAACATCGGCCTGTACGACACCTGGCCCGGCCTGATCATCCCGTACCTGTCGCTGACCCTGCCGATCTCGATCTGGACGCTCACCGCGTTCTTCCGGCAGATCCCGTGGGAGCTCGAGCAGGCGGCGCAGGTCGACGGCGCGACCACGTGGCAGGCGTTCCGCAAGGCGATCGTGCCGCTCGCGGCGCCGGGCGTGTTCACCACCGCGCTGATCGCGTTCTTCATCGCGTGGAACGACTTCGTGTACGGCATCTCGCTGACCTCGACCGAGGCGGCCCGGCCCGTGCCCGCCGCGCTGGCGTTCTTCTCCGGGGCCTCGCAGTTCGAGGACCCCACCGGCGCGATCTCCGCCGCCGCCGTCGTCGTGACCATCCCCGTCGTCGTCCTGGTGCTGCTGTTCCAGCGCCAGATCGTGTCCGGGCTGACCCAGGGCGCGGTCAAGGGCTGAGGCCCTCGC encodes the following:
- a CDS encoding carbohydrate ABC transporter permease — protein: MGTLSGKQKVAWAAITVVVLVWALFPVASIIATSFKLPSDLSTGNFLPTTWSWTNYEQILGPDGSAQELFLSSLRNSIGISLIATAISSVLATLAAYAIARLDFPGRKLILTTALGVSIFPVISIVTPLFNLWRNIGLYDTWPGLIIPYLSLTLPISIWTLTAFFRQIPWELEQAAQVDGATTWQAFRKAIVPLAAPGVFTTALIAFFIAWNDFVYGISLTSTEAARPVPAALAFFSGASQFEDPTGAISAAAVVVTIPVVVLVLLFQRQIVSGLTQGAVKG